In a genomic window of Ipomoea triloba cultivar NCNSP0323 chromosome 3, ASM357664v1:
- the LOC116014524 gene encoding cold-regulated 413 plasma membrane protein 2, with protein MGRMDYLAMKTDEVSGEELINADLRDLKNAANNLFKHAAKLGGLGFGTSFLKWVASFAAIYLLILDRTNWKTNMLTALLIPYIFLSFPDVLFDFLRGEVGKWIALVAVVLRLFFPRHFPDWLEMPGSLILLLVVSPNFFAYTIRESWIGTAICLVIGCYLLQEHIRASGGFRNSFTQSHGISNTVGIILLLVYPIWSLVLHFVH; from the exons ATGGGGAGAATGGATTACTTGGCTATGAAGACCGATGAAGTTTCCGGCGAGGAACTCATCAATGCCGACCTCCGAGACCTCAAGAACGCCGCCAACAACCTCTTTAAACACGCCGCCAAGCTCGGCGGTCTCGGCTTCGGCACTTCTTTTCTCAAATGGGTCGCCTCTTTTGCCGCCAT TTATTTGCTCATACTGGACCGGACAAACTGGAAAACGAACATGCTGACCGCGCTTCTAATCCCTTACATCTTCTTAAGTTTTCCCGATGTGTTATTTGACTTTTTAAG GGGCGAAGTTGGGAAATGGATTGCTCTCGTAGCAGTCGTGCTAAGACTGTTCTTCCCCCGACATTTCCCAG ACTGGTTGGAAATGCCTGGCTCGCTAATCCTACTTCTCGTGGTTTCTCCCAACTTCTTCGCTTACACGATAAGAGAGAGCTGGATTGGAACAGCAATATGTCTCGTGATCGGCTGTTATCTGCTCCAAGAACACATCCGGGCGTCTGGGGGATTCCGCAATTCCTTCACTCAAAGCCACGGTATATCGAACACAGTAGGCATCATCCTCTTGTTGGTGTATCCAATCTGGTCTCTGGTTCTTCATTTTGTTCACTGA
- the LOC116014523 gene encoding wall-associated receptor kinase-like 14, giving the protein MGVYDIFVGLVFFNLILQCVVGNNNVTKCRDKKLPYPFGFSEGSGIRLNCRGDGEAEIGGFKVQNLTAESILVSIPVDCGRGIEKLLPLNGRNFKMSSRNGFLLENCTEPLTDCTVPTRWVENRLGWRRCNSANSNTSCFFDVDKSARFLNYDSLKRSNCTVVASSIAVDNTTGQSSAVSLELQTVELVWWLEGNCSCHHNAKCLPVDLQNPQNRSKGYRCSCNDGFVGDGFAAGDGCREVSGCNASKYMSGKCGGTRVGVLVGGVVAGAVLMSLLALIYYCIRRRSASLKKRMSAKRFSEAAGGSSVPQFPYKELERATNGFADVSRLGTGAYGTVYAGKLNNNELVAIKRLRHQDPDGVEQVMNEIKLLSSVSHPNLVRLLGCCLENGEQILVYEFMPHGTLAQHLQTEPRSHLPWTVRLAIATQTAQALAHLHSAVNPPIYHRDIKSSNILLDSSYNSKIADFGLSRFAMTDDSHISTAPQGTPGYLDPQYHQNYHLSDKSDVYSFGVVLVEIITAKKVVDFSRPHSEINLAALAIDRIGKGHMDEIIDPYLEPHRDAWTLSSIHRVAELAFRCLAFHKDMRPSMTEVADELEQIRLSAWAPVEENICMTSSVASSCSSPRNGSEKSFGSSTKKSGVGSRRLIVPQKVIVGLSAMEEIKDSSPVSVQDPWSSKDSSPANTLLGK; this is encoded by the exons ATGGGGGTTTATGACATATTCGTCGGACTCGTTTTCTTCAACCTGATTTTGCAGTGCGTTGTGGGGAATAATAATGTGACGAAATGTCGTGATAAGAAGCTTCCTTACCCGTTTGGATTCTCAGAAGGTTCTGGAATTCGCCTGAATTGTAGGGGAGACGGGGAGGCGGAAATTGGGGGATTTAAGGTGCAGAATCTGACGGCTGAGAGTATTTTGGTTAGCATTCCGGTGGATTGCGGCCGGGGGATTGAAAAGCTCTTGCCGCTTAACGGCCGGAACTTTAAGATGTCGTCGCGGAACGGTTTTTTGTTGGAGAATTGCACGGAGCCGTTGACGGATTGCACGGTGCCGACGAGGTGGGTGGAGAATCGCCTTGGATGGCGGCGGTGTAATTCGGCGAATAGCAACACCAGTTGTTTCTTCGATGTGGATAAAAGCGCGAGGTTTCTGAACTACGACAGCCTGAAGCGGTCGAATTGCACGGTGGTGGCGTCTTCAATCGCGGTGGATAATACGACGGGTCAGAGCTCCGCCGTGTCGCTGGAGCTTCAGACGGTGGAGCTTGTGTGGTGGCTGGAGGGGAACTGTAGCTGCCATCACAATGCCAAGTGTTTACCCGTTGACCTTCAAAACCCTCAAAACAGAAGCAAAGGGTACCGGTGCTCGTGTAATGATGGCTTCGTCGGAGATGGTTTCGCCGCCGGCGATGGTTGCCGGGAAG TTTCTGGTTGCAATGCTTCCAAGTACATGTCTGGTAAATGTGGCGGGACGAGAGTTGGCGTTCTCGTTGGAG GAGTTGTTGCAGGAGCTGTTCTAATGTCTCTGTTGGCTCTCATCTACTACTGCATTCGAAGGCGATCTGCATCTCTGAAGAAACGAATGAGTGCTAAGCGGTTTTCAGAAGCTGCAGGGGGCTCGAGTGTTCCTCAATTTCCCTACAAAGAGCTCGAGAGAGCCACGAATGGTTTTGCTGATGTTTCCCGTCTGGGAACCGGGGCGTATGGCACGGTTTATGCAGGAAAGCTCAACAACAACGAACTCGTTGCTATCAAGAGACTAAGGCATCAAGATCCAGACGGCGTGGAGCAAGTGATGAACGAGATCAAACTTCTGTCCTCTGTAAGCCATCCTAATTTGGTTCGTCTTTTAGGTTGTTGCCTCGAGAATGGTGAACAGATCCTCGTTTATGAGTTCATGCCCCACGGGACGCTGGCTCAGCATCTACAAACCGAGCCACGGTCACATCTTCCATGGACAGTTCGCCTCGCCATTGCCACTCAAACTGCTCAGGCACTCGCTCACCTTCACTCAGCTGTGAATCCTCCTATATACCACCGAGATATTAAGTCCAGCAATATACTCTTGGACTCGAGCTACAACTCGAAGATAGCTGATTTCGGGCTCTCCAGATTTGCAATGACAGATGACTCTCACATCTCCACAGCACCACAAGGGACCCCGGGCTACCTCGACCCTCAGTACCATCAGAATTACCATCTTTCTGACAAGAGCGACGTGTACAGCTTTGGTGTGGTTCTCGTGGAGATCATAACAGCAAAGAAAGTCGTCGATTTCTCCCGCCCCCACAGCGAGATCAACCTGGCAGCCCTGGCAATCGACAGGATTGGGAAAGGCCACATGGACGAGATAATCGATCCCTATCTCGAGCCACATAGGGACGCCTGGACACTCTCGTCCATTCACAGGGTAGCAGAGCTGGCTTTCAGATGCCTCGCATTCCACAAGGACATGAGGCCCTCGATGACAGAAGTGGCAGACGAACTGGAGCAAATCAGGCTCAGCGCTTGGGCTCCCGTCGAGGAAAACATATGCATGACATCCTCAGTCGCCTCGTCTTGCTCCTCCCCACGCAATGGCAGCGAGAAATCGTTTGGGAGTTCGACTAAGAAAAGCGGGGTGGGAAGTAGGAGGCTGATCGTCCCCCAGAAAGTCATCGTTGGCCTTTCTGCCATGGAGGAAATTAAGGACAGTTCTCCAGTTTCTGTGCAGGATCCATGGTCAAGTAAGGACAGTTCTCCAGCCAATACCTTACTGGGTAAATGA